In Streptomyces pluripotens, the genomic window CGCCGTCCCGGAACGCGCCCTGCGCCACGCGGATCCGGTCGGCCGGGCCCTGCACCTGTCCGTCGGCGCCTGCGTCTTCAACCTCCGCGTCGCGGCAGCCCACTTCGGTCGGACACCCGTCGTCCGTCTGCTGCCGGATCCCGGGGATCCGGGATTGCTCGCCACGCTCCGGCTGTCCGGGCCCCTCCGCCGCCCGACGCGGCACCTCGCCGGCCTCTACCCGGCGATCCGGCACCGCCACAGCAGCAGGTTCCCCTTCTCCCGCAGGCCGCTTCCGTCGCACGTTCAAACCGAACTCACCGAAGCCGCCCATGCGGAAGGCGCTTCGCTCACCTTTCCCGGGCCCGCCGAGACGGCACGTCTGCTGCGCCTGACCGGGGAGGCCGAGCACCGCAACCGCACCGACCCCGAACGGGCCGCGGAAAGCCGCCGGTGGGTACACCGCGACCCCTACGACGCCGCCGACACCGGCATGCCGCGAGCCGCGTTGGGACTCCAGGACGCACAGGAACAGCTGCCCATGCGGGACTTCACCGCACAGCGGCACACCGAGCGGCTCCCCGCCAAGCCCTTCGAGTCCCTCCCGTCGGTAGCCCTGCTGACCACCGGGCACGACCGCCGCAGCGACTGGTTGCGCGCCGGGCAGGCGCTGGAGCACGTCCTACTGGCGGCCACGACGCACGGTGTGCGGGCTTCTCTGCTCCACCAGCCGATGGAGTGGCCCGACCTGCGCCACGACCTGACCCCGGTACCGAACGTCACGGGGCACGCGCAGATGCTGATCCGTCTCGGGTACGGCCCGCAGGGCCCGGCCACTCCCCGGCGTACACCGGAGCAGGTGTACGACGCCGGGTGAGGAAGCCCCGCCGAGTGCCGCACCGGCAGAGCGGGCAGAGCCGACGAGGCCCCGCGGGCGGTACGGCGGCTGGCGCCGAGGCGACTACGCGTCCGCGTACTTCGCGTCCGCCGCCGGGTCCAGCGCCAGCCGGTACCCCCGCTTCACCACCGTCTGGATCAGTTTCGGCGTGCCCAGCGCGGTACGCAGGCGGGCCATGGCCGTCTCCACGGCGTGTTCATCGCGGCCGGCGCCCGGCAGGGCCCGGAGGAGGTCGGCCCGGGACACGACCCAACCCGGCCGCCGGGACAGGGCCCGCAGCAAGGACATCCCGGCTGGGGGCACCGGCTTCAGGACGTCGTCCACCAGGACCGCGTGGCCCCGGATCTCCACCCGGTGGCCGGCGATGGGCAGCGCGCGGGCACGGGCCGGGAGTTCCCGGCACAGGAGCTGGACGAGCGGGCCGAGGCGGAAGCGGTCCGGCTGAACCGTGTCCACCCCGCGCGCCTGCAGCGGCAGGGCCGTGACCGGACCGACGCAGGCCGGCAGGACATCCTGGGACAGGGCGGCCAGCAGCTCGGCCAGCAGGCCCCGGTCCTCGGCGCGCGAGAGGAAAGAAGCCGCGGCGGGGGCGCTGGTGAAGGTGAGGGCGTCCAGACCTCGGGAGACGGCCCCGTCCAAGAGTCGGTCCAGGGGGGTGACGTCCTCCGGGGGCATCCAGCGGTAGACCGGGACCGGGACCACTTGCGCTCCCCCTGCCCGCAGCGACTCCACGAATCCCGGCAGCGGTTCGCCGTGCAACTGCACCGCGATACGGCGGCCGTCGACCCCCTCCTCCAGGAGGCGGCCGAGCACCTCCGCCATGGACTCCGACGAAGGCGACCACTCCTCGGTCAGTCCGGCCGCTCGGATGGCGCCCTTGACCTTGGGGCCCCGGGCCAGCAGTTCGATCCCCCGCAGCCGGTCGAGCAACTGCTCACCGAGCCCCCAGCCGTCGGCGGCCTCCACCCAGCCGCGGAAGCCGATCGCGGTGGTCGCCACGACCACCTCTGGTGGCTGGTCGATGATCTCCTCGGTGGCGGCGAGGAGTTCACCGTCGTCGGCGAGCGGCACGATCCGCAGGGCGGGCGCGTGCAGGACGGCGGCGCCGCGCCGCTGGAGCAGGGCGCCCAGTTCGTCGGCCCGGCGCGCGGCGGTCACACCTACGGTGAATCCCGTGAGCGGCCCGAGTTCCGGACGTCCGGGGTGCTGCTCTTCGTCGTACATGGGGCTCTCCTAGCTGACCGGAACGCCGATCGAGCCTGTCAACGGCGCGTGACAGGCTCGGTTCGGGTTGATGTCACCGGTGTTACGTCACACTTCCGCGTAGTTGAGCTGCGGCTTCGTCTCGGCCGAGGCACCGGCCTGGACCTGGTCGAAAGCCGGTCGGCGAAGGTATACGGCCCAGGTGACCGCGAAGCAGACGGAGTAGTAGAGGAGGAAGGCGACGAATGCTCCGGTGCCGGAGCCTACCGAGAGGAAGGACTGGCGCAGCGCCAGGTTGATGCCGAGGCCGCCGAGCGCGCCCACGGCACCGATCAGGGCCATGGCGGCACCGGACAGGCGTCGTGCGTACACGGCCGCCTCCTCGCCCACCATGCCCGTGGCCGCGGCCTTGGCCCGGAAGATGCCCGGGATCATCTTGTACGTGGAGCCGTTGCCCACGCCGGTGAGGACGAACAGGGCGATGAATCCGCCGATGAACAACGGCAGCGACTTCTGCACCGAGGCGAGGACGATGACCGCCGACGCCACCGCCATCAGCCCGAAGTTCCACAGGGTGATCTTGGCTCCGCCCAGCCGGTCGGCCAACTGCCCGCCGACGGGTCGGATCAGCGATCCCAGCAACGGGCCGATGAAGGTGAGCGAGGCGGCCTGCAGGGGGGTACGACCGAACTGGCTCTGCAGCACGAGCCCGAAGGCGAAGCTGTAGCCGATGAAGGAGCCGAAGGTGCCGATGTAGAGGAAGGACATGATCCAGGTGTGGCTGTCGCTCACGGCCTCCTTGGCCGCACCGGTGTCGTTGCGCACCGGCGCGAGGTTGTCCATGTTCCATGCGCTCAGCACGGTCGCGAGAACGATCAGCGGGATGTAGACCGCCAGCAGCACCCGCGGATGGCTGGCTCCGGCGACGCCGATGACCAGCAAAGCCACCAGCTGGACCACGGCGACGCCGATGTTTCCGCCGCCCGCGTTCATGCCGAGGGCCCAGCCTTTGAGGCGCAGCGGGTAGAAGTTGTTGATGTTGGTCATCGAGGAGGCGAAGTTCGCCCCGCCCACGCCGGTGAGGACCGCGACGGCCATGAACGTGGCGTACGAGGTTCCGGGTTCCATCACCACCAGCAGCGCCACGGTCGGGACCAGCAGCAGACCCGCGCTGAAGATGGTCCAGTTCCGGCCGCCGAACCGGGCCACGGCGAAGCCGTAGGGGACGCGCAGGACTCCGCCCACCAGCGAGGCGACGGCGACCAGGAAGAACTTGCCGGCCGGGTCGATCCCGTACGCGGACCCCATGAAGAGGGCCAGCACCGAGTACATGCTCCAGACGGAGAACCCGATGTGCTCGGAGATCACCGAGAAGGCCAGGTTTCGCCGGGCGATCCGCTTGCCCTGGAGCTCCCAGAAGGTCTCGTCCTCGGGATCCCACTGTGCGATCCAGCGGGCCCCCTTGTGGGGTGCGCCGGCGGTGCTCGGAACTGTCATCTCATGCCTCCACGGTGCTCCGGTGCCCAGGTGTCGTGCTGCCGTTGGGTCCCGAAGGTAGGGAGGGCGCGTTTCCGGCCTGTGGCTGCGAGTGACCAGAAGGGAACGTTGCTCTCACCCCGCGGGGGGACGGGATGAGAGGTCTCGGGCGGTCGCGAAGGCGGTCGCGTCAGCCGCAGGCGGTCACGTCAGTCGCCGTTCCAAGCGAGGGTGTCGGTGCCGCCCTTGTCCCAGTCGACCTTCACGTCGTCGCCCGAACGCGTGAGCGTCGCCGCGCGCAGGTCGCTCGCCTTCTTGCTGCTGATCGGCTTGAGGGCGATGCGCATGGTGCCGTTGTCGTGTTCCAGCCCCAGGCCCAGGAGGATGCCGTCACCACCCGGATCAATGAGGTTGACGGAGTTCTTGCCCTTGTAGTCACCCGACGCGTACTTCTCGCCGATGGTGAGGGTCTTGCCTCCGGAGTCCTGCCACTGGCCCACGAAGCCTGTGGCGGGGGCGGCGGACCGGCTGGTTTCGTCGCCCCAGGTGTTGTCGGCACTGGGCTCGTCCACGGGGTCCTCGGTCTCCACCGGCGAGGCGGACTGCACCGGCGAAGCGGATTCCGACGCGCTTGCCGATGCCGACGGGCTCTCGTCGGCCAGGGGCCCGCCACCGCCCCCGCGACTCGTCGCGAGGTACACCC contains:
- a CDS encoding MFS transporter gives rise to the protein MTVPSTAGAPHKGARWIAQWDPEDETFWELQGKRIARRNLAFSVISEHIGFSVWSMYSVLALFMGSAYGIDPAGKFFLVAVASLVGGVLRVPYGFAVARFGGRNWTIFSAGLLLVPTVALLVVMEPGTSYATFMAVAVLTGVGGANFASSMTNINNFYPLRLKGWALGMNAGGGNIGVAVVQLVALLVIGVAGASHPRVLLAVYIPLIVLATVLSAWNMDNLAPVRNDTGAAKEAVSDSHTWIMSFLYIGTFGSFIGYSFAFGLVLQSQFGRTPLQAASLTFIGPLLGSLIRPVGGQLADRLGGAKITLWNFGLMAVASAVIVLASVQKSLPLFIGGFIALFVLTGVGNGSTYKMIPGIFRAKAAATGMVGEEAAVYARRLSGAAMALIGAVGALGGLGINLALRQSFLSVGSGTGAFVAFLLYYSVCFAVTWAVYLRRPAFDQVQAGASAETKPQLNYAEV
- a CDS encoding uroporphyrinogen-III synthase, producing the protein MYDEEQHPGRPELGPLTGFTVGVTAARRADELGALLQRRGAAVLHAPALRIVPLADDGELLAATEEIIDQPPEVVVATTAIGFRGWVEAADGWGLGEQLLDRLRGIELLARGPKVKGAIRAAGLTEEWSPSSESMAEVLGRLLEEGVDGRRIAVQLHGEPLPGFVESLRAGGAQVVPVPVYRWMPPEDVTPLDRLLDGAVSRGLDALTFTSAPAAASFLSRAEDRGLLAELLAALSQDVLPACVGPVTALPLQARGVDTVQPDRFRLGPLVQLLCRELPARARALPIAGHRVEIRGHAVLVDDVLKPVPPAGMSLLRALSRRPGWVVSRADLLRALPGAGRDEHAVETAMARLRTALGTPKLIQTVVKRGYRLALDPAADAKYADA
- a CDS encoding Acg family FMN-binding oxidoreductase is translated as MRTATLDAAPLDAAALDAATLEACIPAAVAAPSVCNTQPWRFRLAPESAALEVHAVPERALRHADPVGRALHLSVGACVFNLRVAAAHFGRTPVVRLLPDPGDPGLLATLRLSGPLRRPTRHLAGLYPAIRHRHSSRFPFSRRPLPSHVQTELTEAAHAEGASLTFPGPAETARLLRLTGEAEHRNRTDPERAAESRRWVHRDPYDAADTGMPRAALGLQDAQEQLPMRDFTAQRHTERLPAKPFESLPSVALLTTGHDRRSDWLRAGQALEHVLLAATTHGVRASLLHQPMEWPDLRHDLTPVPNVTGHAQMLIRLGYGPQGPATPRRTPEQVYDAG